A region of Paenibacillus sp. 37 DNA encodes the following proteins:
- a CDS encoding C39 family peptidase: MELKKLLKSTTFTLIFTGMLASSAFAAGTGDNPTPTMDIPTLKQQQMLPKKMKELQIHKDRAESKYHIMALGDLQTVGVTPFKQETTYWCGPATTKQVLNYLNSSSESQSYYAKKLGTTKDGTDFTIVDDVLNNLQSQYTYSYSTSLNFETWKYAIMYSSDKYHPAVLDLKITGNELENYTGTVSGHIINVSGYDFRTNDAKVRLTDPYDQGNRGKTHGNKWYSLDKVYQANQNHFRQAIIW, from the coding sequence TTGGAACTAAAAAAACTTCTAAAAAGCACTACATTCACTCTTATCTTCACTGGAATGCTGGCTTCAAGTGCTTTTGCTGCTGGTACTGGTGATAACCCAACACCCACGATGGACATTCCAACCCTAAAACAACAACAGATGCTTCCAAAAAAAATGAAAGAATTACAAATTCATAAGGATAGAGCTGAAAGTAAGTACCATATTATGGCTCTAGGTGATCTACAAACCGTAGGGGTTACTCCGTTCAAACAGGAAACAACCTATTGGTGCGGACCTGCTACTACAAAGCAAGTATTAAATTATCTAAATAGTAGTTCTGAATCACAGTCTTACTATGCTAAGAAATTAGGAACTACAAAAGATGGTACTGACTTTACAATCGTTGACGATGTTCTAAACAATCTTCAATCGCAGTACACATATTCGTACTCAACATCACTCAATTTTGAAACATGGAAGTATGCAATCATGTATTCGTCGGATAAATACCATCCAGCTGTATTAGATTTAAAAATTACTGGTAATGAATTAGAAAACTACACTGGTACTGTAAGCGGACATATAATCAATGTTTCTGGCTATGACTTTAGAACAAATGATGCAAAGGTTAGGCTTACAGATCCTTATGATCAGGGTAATAGAGGAAAAACACACGGTAACAAGTGGTATAGCCTCGATAAAGTGTATCAAGCCAATCAAAACCACTTTAGACAAGCAATAATATGGTAA
- a CDS encoding MBL fold metallo-hydrolase, whose protein sequence is MNQLTFLGTGDAMGVPRVYCDCEICTEARLTGENKRKRSSVLIDGGGDGASEQFMIDCGPDWRSQMEDQGLRMVHTLLVTHAHFDHIGGLPEWADACRWLGVKGRLYAPREVIATIQGQFPWLGRHMDFLETDDDIELGGWKVHSWKVCHGHNGYSYAYRLDRVGYSWAYCSDAIDLKPSEKEPLLGLDLLVLGTSFVHELAEFSTRSVYDMREAQELLLELKPGHTYFTHMSHDVDVRQNYNLDQRITIALTGMKVPLGTLKLETNA, encoded by the coding sequence TTGAATCAGCTAACATTTCTGGGCACTGGCGATGCGATGGGCGTTCCACGTGTGTATTGTGATTGCGAAATATGTACAGAGGCAAGGCTTACGGGAGAGAATAAACGGAAACGCTCTTCTGTCCTGATTGACGGTGGTGGCGATGGTGCGAGTGAACAGTTCATGATTGACTGCGGACCAGACTGGAGATCACAGATGGAGGATCAGGGATTACGTATGGTGCATACGCTGCTCGTCACTCATGCTCATTTTGATCATATTGGAGGATTGCCGGAATGGGCGGATGCATGCCGCTGGTTGGGTGTAAAGGGGCGTTTGTATGCACCACGCGAAGTGATTGCTACCATTCAGGGACAGTTTCCCTGGTTGGGGCGTCATATGGACTTTCTGGAAACTGATGATGATATTGAACTCGGGGGATGGAAGGTGCATTCCTGGAAAGTATGTCATGGGCATAACGGGTATTCGTACGCGTATCGGCTGGATCGGGTTGGGTATAGCTGGGCGTATTGTTCAGACGCCATTGACCTGAAGCCATCCGAAAAAGAGCCGTTGCTGGGACTGGATCTGCTGGTGCTTGGAACAAGCTTTGTGCATGAACTTGCGGAATTCTCAACACGTTCCGTGTACGATATGCGTGAGGCGCAGGAGCTGCTGCTGGAACTGAAGCCAGGTCATACTTATTTTACACATATGTCTCATGACGTCGATGTACGGCAGAATTATAATCTGGATCAACGTATTACGATTGCCCTTACCGGGATGAAGGTGCCGCTTGGAACATTAAAGCTGGAAACGAATGCGTAA
- a CDS encoding RNA polymerase sigma factor produces the protein MAFVKSVDCRINRPHDDGKQDKFDIEFNGNDRKNQLNQSIHTVLPDLMGSLYAYCLSLTKSVPDTEDLVQETCLKVLSSSVVGTSGMNKDINWEAYLIRIARNSWIDILRQRERLSYKLDSLKPLLHEMEEERRFEELESAVQLLVNTLSPWQRVIYVLRELMGYKAAETAEMLDTTEGAVKAALSRARSAIAEVRHRLEQSDTELQYEEGAVEDNREELRSYLLAFRNGDTARIIDLCLNRPMAVAGTILQQTLPSPSMQPMMYGYSTSGMNSMSYGGGYTINMVA, from the coding sequence ATGGCCTTTGTGAAGTCCGTGGATTGCAGAATCAACAGACCACATGATGATGGAAAACAAGATAAATTCGATATTGAATTCAATGGCAACGACAGAAAAAATCAATTGAACCAAAGCATCCATACCGTACTACCCGATCTGATGGGTTCGTTGTATGCGTATTGTTTATCTCTGACGAAATCAGTTCCAGACACGGAGGATCTGGTTCAGGAGACCTGTCTCAAAGTGTTGTCGTCGAGTGTAGTTGGAACTTCCGGGATGAATAAAGATATAAACTGGGAAGCTTATCTGATTCGTATTGCACGCAACAGCTGGATTGATATCTTACGTCAGCGGGAGAGATTGTCATATAAACTGGATAGCTTAAAGCCGCTCCTACACGAAATGGAGGAGGAAAGGCGATTCGAGGAATTGGAGTCTGCCGTACAACTTCTTGTAAATACGCTATCACCGTGGCAGCGAGTGATATATGTATTACGTGAATTAATGGGTTATAAGGCGGCAGAGACTGCGGAAATGCTGGATACGACAGAAGGTGCTGTGAAAGCAGCGTTAAGTCGTGCACGTTCTGCTATAGCTGAAGTGAGGCACAGGTTGGAACAATCGGACACAGAATTGCAGTATGAGGAGGGCGCAGTGGAGGACAATCGGGAGGAACTGCGTAGCTATCTGCTGGCATTTCGTAATGGGGATACAGCCCGAATCATTGATCTGTGCCTGAATCGTCCGATGGCTGTGGCGGGGACGATTTTGCAGCAGACTTTGCCGTCTCCATCCATGCAGCCAATGATGTACGGGTACTCTACTTCTGGCATGAACTCGATGTCATATGGAGGCGGGTACACGATCAACATGGTTGCCTAA
- the clpP gene encoding ATP-dependent Clp endopeptidase proteolytic subunit ClpP: MNVVPYVVEQTARGERSYDIYSRLLKDRIIMVSGEIEDQMANAIVAQLLFLTAEDPEKDIQMYINSPGGSVTAGFSIYDTMQFVKPDISTICTGMAASFGTILLVGGTKGKRMALPNSEIMIHQPHGGTRGQASDMLIHANRIIQHRQRLNKLLADHTGQSIERIEKDSDRDYFLTAAEAVEYGLVDKVISSS; the protein is encoded by the coding sequence ATGAATGTAGTGCCCTATGTAGTGGAACAAACTGCTCGCGGAGAGCGGAGTTATGATATTTATTCCCGTTTGCTCAAAGACAGGATCATTATGGTGTCCGGAGAGATTGAGGATCAGATGGCAAATGCCATCGTGGCCCAGTTGTTGTTTTTGACTGCAGAGGACCCGGAGAAGGACATCCAGATGTACATCAACAGCCCTGGTGGGTCGGTGACCGCAGGATTTTCGATCTATGACACGATGCAATTCGTGAAGCCGGATATCTCCACGATCTGTACAGGGATGGCGGCAAGCTTTGGCACGATATTGCTGGTAGGTGGAACAAAAGGCAAACGTATGGCATTGCCAAACAGTGAGATCATGATCCATCAGCCACATGGCGGTACGCGAGGGCAGGCGTCGGATATGCTGATTCATGCTAACCGCATCATTCAGCATCGTCAGCGCCTTAACAAGCTGTTAGCCGATCATACAGGACAGTCGATTGAGCGGATTGAGAAGGACTCAGATCGAGATTATTTCCTGACCGCTGCTGAAGCAGTCGAATATGGATTGGTGGATAAGGTCATATCCAGCTCATAA
- a CDS encoding GntR family transcriptional regulator, with protein MNILISNASSDPIYMQILNQIRQSILSGELVAGDSLPSIRQLAKDLQVSVITTKRVYEELEKEKLIDSVVGKGSFVSGANQDFIRERRMKQLEEKMLEVIRESRELGMSSQDVIHHLTLLVEEE; from the coding sequence ATTAACATTTTAATATCGAACGCTTCGAGCGATCCGATCTACATGCAGATTTTAAATCAGATCAGACAGAGCATCTTGAGCGGAGAATTGGTTGCTGGAGATAGTCTTCCCTCCATTCGGCAACTCGCCAAGGATCTGCAAGTCAGTGTTATTACAACTAAACGTGTCTATGAAGAGCTGGAGAAGGAGAAGCTGATCGATTCAGTTGTAGGCAAAGGGAGCTTTGTATCCGGAGCCAATCAGGACTTTATTCGAGAGCGGCGGATGAAACAATTGGAAGAGAAGATGCTCGAAGTGATTCGTGAGAGCAGAGAACTGGGCATGAGTTCACAGGATGTAATCCATCATCTTACATTGTTGGTTGAGGAGGAATAA
- a CDS encoding ABC transporter ATP-binding protein, which produces MNAIELRNVTKTYPLFKVDNVSLDVKKGYITGLIGPNGAGKSTLIKMITGLIQPDKGSLKTLGSEMPNQEIDIKQRLGIVSDECFYYEHLTIREMTQMIAPFYTKWDNKAFNDYLDQFELSPKKKIQDLSKGMKIKYSLAVALSHEADLLIMDEPTSGLDPVFRRELLDLLADMIQDETRSIIFSTHITTDLERIADYITFIHQGKLVFNEAKDDVLERYTIVKGDMDLLDSDIRKHFIGIRETAVGFEALSDHKAEAERLFASLALLQRPTLEDLIYFTAKGGRKYA; this is translated from the coding sequence ATGAACGCTATCGAATTACGTAATGTAACCAAAACGTATCCCTTATTTAAAGTGGATAATGTATCTCTTGATGTGAAAAAAGGATATATAACGGGACTTATTGGTCCGAATGGGGCGGGAAAGAGTACTTTGATCAAAATGATCACGGGTCTGATCCAGCCCGATAAGGGAAGCCTCAAGACATTGGGCAGTGAGATGCCCAATCAGGAAATTGATATCAAGCAACGCCTTGGCATTGTGTCCGATGAATGTTTTTACTATGAGCATCTAACGATCCGGGAAATGACACAAATGATCGCTCCTTTTTACACCAAATGGGATAATAAAGCGTTCAATGACTACTTGGATCAGTTCGAACTGTCTCCCAAAAAGAAAATTCAGGATCTGTCCAAAGGCATGAAGATCAAGTATTCTCTCGCCGTAGCTTTGTCGCATGAAGCAGATTTGCTGATTATGGATGAACCAACATCCGGGCTTGATCCTGTATTTAGGCGGGAACTGCTCGATCTGCTTGCAGATATGATACAGGACGAAACAAGGTCCATTATTTTCTCAACGCATATTACGACCGATCTGGAACGTATTGCAGACTACATTACGTTTATTCATCAAGGAAAACTGGTGTTCAATGAAGCCAAAGATGATGTGCTGGAAAGGTATACGATTGTAAAAGGGGATATGGATCTGCTTGATTCCGACATTCGGAAACATTTCATCGGAATACGCGAGACAGCCGTTGGTTTTGAAGCATTGTCGGATCATAAGGCAGAGGCAGAACGGTTATTTGCCAGCCTTGCTCTTTTACAAAGACCTACGTTGGAAGACCTCATTTATTTTACGGCGAAGGGAGGACGCAAATATGCTTAA
- a CDS encoding ABC-2 transporter permease → MLNLLRKDFIVLKSSLWTIGLYLVVFSFAFIPQSEMSMYFVGIYTAFGSVMLATMIDIKNHNHNFLVTLPVSRKQIVKAKYLSAIIYTLFGVLASFGIHQLVNLNYPELNKPNYSLRDIVIAVGMVLVLVSIYMPLFYGLSKKGAGIINAIFMVCMIILAQPVAYLMSMANENGMITTMTMALVSVGIIGLFVVSYLITIRLFVRKDL, encoded by the coding sequence ATGCTTAACTTGCTTCGTAAAGATTTCATTGTACTAAAAAGTTCACTGTGGACGATTGGGTTATACCTGGTGGTATTTAGTTTCGCCTTTATACCCCAGAGTGAAATGTCAATGTATTTTGTAGGCATCTACACAGCCTTTGGTTCGGTCATGCTGGCAACCATGATTGATATCAAGAACCATAATCACAATTTCCTGGTCACACTCCCCGTTAGCCGCAAACAGATTGTAAAAGCCAAGTACCTTTCTGCTATAATCTATACGTTATTCGGGGTACTCGCGTCGTTTGGAATTCACCAGCTTGTGAACCTGAATTATCCTGAACTGAACAAGCCGAATTATTCACTTAGGGATATTGTCATTGCCGTAGGTATGGTGCTTGTATTAGTTTCCATATACATGCCTCTTTTCTATGGACTTAGCAAAAAAGGTGCTGGTATCATCAATGCGATATTCATGGTCTGCATGATTATACTGGCGCAACCCGTTGCGTACCTCATGAGTATGGCCAACGAGAACGGTATGATTACCACAATGACAATGGCATTGGTTTCTGTAGGCATTATAGGTTTGTTTGTAGTGTCTTATCTTATTACGATCCGCTTGTTTGTAAGAAAAGACCTTTAA
- a CDS encoding PLP-dependent aminotransferase family protein, with amino-acid sequence MGRTMMMTDNSLKLYEQVIHYLVVRIEAGEWAEHEKLPSVRSLSELLGVHRLTVFKAYQELKERGNVYVKDKSGYYVSPATPFSVTDQADDPAVSAWLHWDSLARVQSLEAEYQFSKSLIDPSLLPNRYWGELMRDLLDQYPRLLGTYSTIQGDLELRSALASHLTKKERFYLSADEVLITSGAQQAIDVISRTLVKPGDRVLMERPTYGPAMEIFRKQGARLIFTDIHSDGYDLEQIKHLMKSEKPRLFYMTPTFQNPTGINVPVEQRKQLPELAEQYGCFLLEDDSTYDIYFKDKPPAPIFTYDTTGHTLYIRSYSKYVAPGLRIAAIICRQRFMPGLQAVKSLTDNGTPLLNQKLFLRYFQSERMHQHLSKLRTAIQLRMEVMEQSLLETDWTWTRPEGGLNFWVELPEGMDTGRLLHRCMEQSVAFVPGTVFDSSDHSASRKLRLSFSYAHEQQIREGMSRLITLAKEI; translated from the coding sequence GTGGGCAGAACCATGATGATGACAGATAACAGCCTGAAATTATATGAGCAAGTAATCCATTATCTCGTTGTGCGTATAGAAGCGGGAGAGTGGGCAGAACATGAAAAACTGCCATCTGTACGAAGCCTGTCCGAGCTACTCGGCGTACATCGGCTGACCGTTTTCAAAGCCTATCAGGAGTTAAAAGAACGTGGGAATGTTTATGTGAAGGATAAGTCTGGCTATTATGTCAGCCCAGCGACTCCATTCTCAGTAACGGATCAGGCGGATGATCCCGCTGTGTCTGCCTGGCTGCATTGGGATTCACTTGCACGGGTACAGTCCCTTGAAGCAGAATACCAATTTTCCAAATCGTTAATCGATCCCTCTTTGCTGCCCAACCGGTATTGGGGTGAACTAATGCGTGATCTGCTAGATCAATATCCCCGTTTGCTCGGAACGTATTCCACAATTCAGGGTGATCTGGAATTGCGAAGTGCGCTGGCAAGCCATCTGACAAAAAAAGAACGTTTCTATCTCTCTGCAGACGAAGTGCTCATTACTTCGGGGGCCCAGCAAGCGATTGACGTCATCTCGCGGACGCTGGTCAAACCCGGAGATCGGGTGTTGATGGAACGGCCTACGTATGGACCAGCAATGGAGATTTTCCGCAAACAAGGTGCTCGTCTGATCTTTACGGATATTCACTCGGACGGGTATGATCTGGAGCAGATCAAACATCTGATGAAGAGTGAGAAGCCGCGCCTCTTTTATATGACACCGACCTTTCAGAATCCAACCGGCATTAATGTTCCAGTAGAACAGCGCAAGCAATTACCCGAACTTGCAGAACAGTATGGTTGTTTTCTGCTGGAAGACGACAGCACCTATGATATCTATTTTAAGGATAAACCTCCTGCACCGATTTTCACCTATGACACCACCGGACACACGCTGTACATTCGCAGTTACAGCAAGTACGTTGCACCCGGGCTACGGATTGCAGCCATCATATGCCGTCAGCGTTTCATGCCAGGACTACAGGCTGTAAAATCACTTACAGATAATGGAACACCCCTTCTGAACCAGAAGCTTTTTCTCCGTTATTTTCAGTCAGAACGTATGCATCAGCATCTGTCCAAGCTGCGGACCGCCATCCAGCTACGGATGGAAGTGATGGAACAATCTCTGCTGGAAACGGACTGGACGTGGACCCGGCCGGAGGGCGGACTCAACTTTTGGGTAGAGCTTCCTGAGGGTATGGATACAGGGAGACTACTTCACCGATGCATGGAACAATCCGTTGCCTTTGTACCCGGAACCGTATTTGATTCTTCGGATCATTCAGCCAGTCGCAAGCTGCGCCTGTCCTTCTCTTATGCACATGAGCAGCAGATTCGGGAAGGCATGAGCAGGCTTATTACGCTTGCAAAAGAAATCTAA
- a CDS encoding DMT family transporter translates to MVGIAFTVMCLVFGTTFLAIKIGVEAGMPPFLSAGLRFVIAGALMFAWMRMKGKVNISLLWRKEMLITGAGLTFGTFATLYWAEQYVSSGVGAILSATGPLMIMLMQTALLRQKTSARMITGCLIGFAGVVLVVLPGVSIGGSPLWLWGCIAVLVGEVCYSAGAIYSKKVINQFKEANPIAINAVQMMYGGLLLSLLSVGTESWNMSALDWVPAVSSVIYLTVIGSMVGHSLFYWIMSRTNPLFPATWLYISPPIAVGLGAVVYGEHVSWVTWIGVVLVVSGLLAMNEKVSGWLKKRSRARMTVQASESVLK, encoded by the coding sequence ATGGTGGGGATTGCATTTACGGTTATGTGTCTTGTTTTCGGTACAACATTTCTGGCTATTAAAATTGGAGTAGAGGCAGGCATGCCGCCTTTTCTGTCAGCCGGATTGCGATTTGTAATCGCGGGAGCGCTGATGTTTGCATGGATGAGGATGAAGGGCAAAGTCAATATTTCCCTGCTGTGGCGTAAAGAAATGCTCATCACAGGTGCAGGACTGACGTTTGGTACATTCGCGACCTTATATTGGGCTGAACAATATGTGAGTTCGGGCGTTGGCGCAATTTTGTCAGCCACAGGTCCACTCATGATTATGCTGATGCAGACAGCTTTGTTGCGACAGAAGACATCTGCGCGCATGATTACCGGATGTCTAATCGGTTTTGCCGGAGTTGTGCTTGTGGTTCTGCCGGGTGTATCCATTGGTGGAAGTCCACTATGGCTATGGGGGTGTATTGCCGTTCTGGTGGGCGAAGTATGTTATTCTGCAGGTGCGATATATTCCAAGAAGGTTATAAATCAGTTCAAAGAAGCGAACCCCATTGCGATTAACGCAGTACAGATGATGTATGGGGGACTGCTGTTATCCCTGCTCTCGGTCGGAACGGAATCGTGGAATATGTCTGCTCTGGATTGGGTGCCTGCTGTCTCGTCGGTGATCTATCTGACTGTCATCGGCTCCATGGTGGGGCATAGTCTGTTCTATTGGATTATGTCGCGTACGAACCCGTTGTTTCCAGCAACATGGTTATACATTTCACCACCCATTGCCGTAGGGCTTGGTGCTGTTGTCTACGGTGAGCATGTCAGCTGGGTTACATGGATTGGTGTAGTGCTTGTCGTTTCAGGTCTGCTAGCGATGAATGAGAAGGTGAGCGGCTGGTTGAAGAAAAGAAGTCGTGCGAGGATGACAGTGCAGGCTTCCGAGTCTGTTTTAAAATAG
- a CDS encoding TetR/AcrR family transcriptional regulator has product MKMIDKKLDLRVTRTHKLLTMALLDLLCEKGQLFSNITINEICDKAMVHRTTFYKHFKDKFVLLSSTLTWVLRDYLHINVEERLHQPLQSVSKILFGNVLETIVQNQQKDEGFNNFFIHYIGEIFRRDFLELKRRGKQFSLPIELVAEFHSGVIRLLVTWWIQHFEENVTAEQMDEYYYLLVNENIMLE; this is encoded by the coding sequence ATGAAAATGATTGATAAAAAGTTGGATTTGAGAGTTACCCGAACTCATAAATTGTTAACGATGGCGCTACTCGATCTGTTATGTGAGAAAGGCCAGCTATTCAGCAACATCACAATTAATGAAATATGTGACAAAGCTATGGTTCACCGAACAACGTTTTACAAACATTTTAAGGATAAATTTGTTCTACTGTCCTCCACCCTAACTTGGGTCCTCCGGGATTATTTACACATTAATGTAGAAGAGCGGCTGCATCAGCCTTTGCAAAGCGTATCTAAAATTCTGTTTGGAAATGTACTGGAGACCATTGTGCAGAACCAACAGAAAGACGAGGGGTTTAACAACTTTTTCATACATTATATCGGAGAGATATTCAGACGAGATTTTCTGGAACTGAAGAGAAGAGGTAAACAATTTTCACTTCCCATAGAATTGGTAGCCGAGTTTCACTCGGGGGTGATTCGTTTACTTGTGACCTGGTGGATACAACATTTCGAAGAGAATGTTACGGCAGAACAGATGGATGAATATTATTACCTACTGGTTAACGAGAATATCATGTTGGAATAA
- a CDS encoding NAD(P)/FAD-dependent oxidoreductase produces the protein MTSEDERSITGVYTKIRGRDNREEMLAADMVIDASGRSSKLIKWLEQIAFSVPEPEVLKVSLGYSTRYYKIPSSIQNDWGTVITESHPVQGIRAGMLWRIENDIAGLLLFNAGGDEYPSTHPDEFQEQIKHLFASDEIVALEEQLEPFQGPRGYRISESVRQHFELMENWPSGLLVLGDAFCSFDPIHGQGMTVAAIEAETLAKCLDEQRMHPEPQFERQVLLRMQQAIEPAWWLSSVADLRWKGVEHVGPSRMKGVAFAQKYINLFTKQAMKKASQENNKHLFFTQFLMNALILPPSEYFKGEILNMILNDNGSKEEMELRAELGVQDPELFQQKIDEIIPSFQLEFDVQIKKMLESFQHAMSK, from the coding sequence ATGACATCAGAAGATGAGCGTTCGATTACAGGCGTGTATACCAAAATAAGAGGCAGGGATAACCGGGAAGAAATGCTTGCAGCAGATATGGTTATTGATGCCTCGGGACGTTCTTCCAAATTGATCAAATGGCTTGAACAGATAGCGTTTTCCGTGCCTGAGCCGGAAGTGCTGAAGGTGTCGCTTGGTTACAGCACGCGCTATTATAAGATACCATCCTCTATTCAAAACGACTGGGGTACGGTGATAACAGAGTCCCATCCTGTGCAAGGAATTCGTGCAGGCATGTTGTGGCGCATTGAAAATGATATCGCTGGACTATTATTGTTCAACGCAGGAGGAGATGAATATCCTTCAACTCATCCGGATGAGTTCCAAGAGCAAATCAAACATCTGTTTGCTTCGGATGAAATCGTAGCGTTGGAAGAACAGCTGGAGCCTTTTCAAGGGCCGCGTGGATACCGTATTTCCGAGTCTGTCCGTCAACATTTTGAACTGATGGAGAATTGGCCCTCCGGATTACTCGTCCTTGGCGATGCATTTTGCAGCTTCGATCCGATCCATGGCCAAGGCATGACGGTCGCTGCAATTGAAGCCGAGACCCTAGCGAAATGTTTGGATGAGCAGCGAATGCATCCTGAGCCGCAGTTTGAGCGCCAAGTGTTGCTTCGTATGCAGCAGGCCATTGAACCGGCCTGGTGGCTTAGTTCTGTGGCCGATCTGCGTTGGAAAGGGGTCGAACATGTTGGACCTTCCCGAATGAAAGGGGTTGCGTTTGCTCAGAAGTATATAAACTTGTTTACTAAGCAGGCTATGAAAAAGGCGAGTCAGGAAAATAATAAACATCTCTTTTTTACCCAGTTCCTGATGAATGCTCTAATCCTTCCTCCAAGTGAATATTTTAAAGGTGAAATCCTGAACATGATCCTGAACGACAATGGTTCAAAAGAAGAAATGGAGTTAAGAGCGGAGCTTGGTGTCCAAGATCCGGAGCTGTTCCAGCAAAAAATAGATGAGATCATTCCGTCATTTCAACTGGAATTTGATGTTCAAATCAAGAAAATGCTGGAGTCTTTCCAGCATGCCATGAGCAAGTAA
- a CDS encoding Cof-type HAD-IIB family hydrolase translates to MTYKLIAIDIDDTLINDNKEVTPATQTALEQAVAHGVTVTLATGRAYASAQALARQTGLNVPIITYQGALVKNLLDEKVLYERYVPQEASRKLYDYCLENNLHLQTYIDDKLYAREENDKLRDYAKLNGTQYYIESDFIKVIEQKTPKLLIIDEPDYLDKVAVDLRELLGPQVHITKSKPYFLEIMHNEGTKGHALTFLADHFGHQLSECIAIGDSWNDHEMLEVAGLGVAMGNAIPALKELADYITASNNEDGVKEVIEKFVLNAE, encoded by the coding sequence ATGACCTACAAATTGATTGCAATCGACATTGATGACACACTGATTAACGACAACAAGGAAGTAACCCCTGCTACACAGACTGCACTGGAACAAGCGGTTGCCCATGGTGTAACTGTAACGCTGGCGACTGGACGTGCTTATGCTTCCGCACAAGCGCTTGCTCGTCAAACCGGACTTAACGTGCCGATCATTACGTATCAAGGCGCATTGGTGAAAAACCTGCTGGACGAAAAAGTCCTCTATGAGCGTTACGTTCCACAGGAAGCTTCCCGCAAATTGTATGATTACTGCCTGGAGAACAATCTCCACCTTCAAACATACATTGACGACAAGCTGTATGCCCGTGAGGAAAACGACAAGCTGCGTGATTATGCCAAATTAAACGGCACCCAATATTACATCGAATCTGATTTCATCAAAGTCATCGAACAAAAAACACCAAAGCTGCTTATTATTGATGAGCCAGACTACCTGGATAAGGTTGCCGTTGACCTGCGTGAATTGCTCGGACCTCAAGTGCATATCACAAAGTCCAAACCTTACTTCCTGGAGATCATGCACAATGAAGGAACTAAAGGCCACGCCCTGACCTTCCTGGCTGACCATTTTGGTCACCAGCTCAGCGAGTGTATTGCCATCGGCGACTCATGGAACGACCATGAGATGCTCGAAGTTGCTGGTCTTGGTGTAGCAATGGGAAATGCCATCCCTGCCCTGAAAGAGCTGGCGGACTACATTACGGCAAGTAATAACGAAGACGGTGTAAAAGAGGTTATTGAGAAGTTTGTGCTGAACGCAGAGTAA